The Rhipicephalus microplus isolate Deutch F79 chromosome 4, USDA_Rmic, whole genome shotgun sequence sequence TACGCACAATGCACGGTGCATTGTGTGCTCGGATGAACCAGTGTGCTTTCGCTGTTACACCTTCCAGTGTGCGCGACTGATGCTGGTGCTTTTAAGCGACCCGTCACTAAGCCTGCATTCGATATAAGCTTCATGCAGTTCATACAGTCAGAAAGTAACAAGACATGAAATGCTGCCGGACACCATGCACGTTCACGCTCTACCACTCTTCGACCATTTCAGACAAATCACTGAACTGTGAGAGTTTTTCATTGAGGATACTGTTCCTTTGTTTTTGAAAGTAAAAACATCAAAAGCACGAATGTTCCACTTCAACGCGGAACAACCATAAACATGAGCAAGCTCCATCATCACAAAAATACAGCAAACGAAAAACATCATGCGTTTTAGTAAGCAAAGCTAGTAAAATGCAGGCTCGGTGAACTCACTACCTGATTAGTAAGTGAACCGTCCTCACTGGAATGGTTGTATAGCCCGTTGCTGAATAGTTAGTAAGTGCAGTAGGACTTATTAACCGTAACAACTTTGGTCAACTACCATTAGCCAAATAGAGGTGTACGCGAATATTGTTCGTATGTGCGTGTGGATTGGCGTATCAGGTTTATCGTTTGTATATTTCAAAGTTTTATATAAAAAAGTTTTCAAAGTTTGTATATTTCAAAGTTTTATATAAGATGAAATAAACAACGAAGCGGCATCTTTCTCACACACTAATTAATGACCGCTAATTAATTCAATTACCTTAGTAAGTAAGTACACAATACAACGACATACATAGGAGCTTAAACGTACCACAAACCAGAACACACATTCGAAGGCACGCGCGAAATGTCAAGACTTCTACGTACTCAGTATCTACTGTAACAGTAGCTTGAAGGCTATTTGTGCACCTACTTAAGAATGCGCATCGTGAACTGGTTGGAAACCACAGAATTTACAGCAATAATCgacgttttttttatatatacgcAACATTTTGTACCATTCTGAATATGTTTCTGCCATTACATAGCACGAAACTGTTATATAGTTCAGCATTACGGCAAAATATAAGGCACCAGGCAATATTCATGGCTCAGTAATTACCTAGCTAAAAACGCCAAGAAAGCTTCCCAGACTTGAAACGGCAAAATTTACAAGAACATTTTTGAACATATGTTAACACAGCGCATGCCTCCGCGGACACAAGAGAAGGGACAAACCCCAGCGCTCCCTTCTTCTCTTGAGTCCGCGTATTCGTACGCGGACTCAAGAGAAGAAGGGAGCACATTTTACTAGCTTTGCTTACTAAAACGCATGATGTTTTTCGTTTGCTGTGTTAAAATACGCTAAAAtactgtcaccaactggcccagctttcagtcgTCCTACAAAACTTACTATCTTTACTAGCTGCTGGCTAGTAAGTACATGTGTTCACTATTTGCAAACAATATTGCACACACGGTTAAAGCGAAATGGCCGTACTgcaaggaataaataaataaattaaataaataaattattaaataaAAGTGTTACAAAAGAGACACGACATCTATGACACGACCATGAGGGCAGTACTAAAGGCAGTAACTGGGGCATATAGTACCCCGTTGACACGTTTACTACCGTCCAACGTTACCACCTGTAAAGTCATAGTAAATTTTGTTCTCATATTTAGCATGCAGGGGTTAGTAAAGGTGATCACTACTTGCGTGTGTGACCACTTAATAAACGTCACTAACCCTATCGACTGCGGTGCGTTATGCTATAATTGTGAGTCTTATGCAAAATACTGCCAGAACATTAAGCTGATGGTCAGTTAACCTGTACAATGTGAGCAACCAAAGTAAAGCTTTCTGTCATgtgcacgcacgcatgcatgccTTTGGTTACTGTTAGCATCGCGTAGAAGCCTTGGGAATCTGGGCAAGTATGTATGCGTATCTGAGGTTGTCACTGTGGTGTGTATTTACGAGGATAATCATATAAAAAGACAATACTATACAGTCTCAGTTCTTTATTTGAGGCTGTCAGAGAAGTGAATAATTCTCTGTAACTGATTCTTTGCGGGCAGTAACTGCAAGTAGCGCGTCATTTACTAGTACTAACAGTTGTAGCAGTAGAATTATCAATATACTTTATTAGTAATAGATTCGGTTACTACACAGTAGACAATGATGTGACAACCGTTTACTACCTTAAAATTCGtagcactgcttttttttaattgtgaaggGCTAACTTTGTGCAGTCGAAGAGCGCAACCAAGCCGGAAGGCTGATCACTACAGCACCACCCGTTGGCCAAACGGAAGACCCCTACTGCAAGGAGCTCAGCAAAAGTGGTGAGGCCATCAACCAGAAGCTTAGAAGGTGTCCCATTCATAATACACAAAAGTGCGGCAACCGATCACCTTCGCGAACTAAGCAAATAGTTCCGTGCATGCGCAGGGCAATTTTCTACAGAACCGGGCTCACCGGCCGTCCGGTTCATGGCGCCAGTCTCTAAGCGTGGCCATTGGTGCAGGCTTCCGTGCACCTGCCTTTAAGGAGGAAATGCCACAAAGTTCTGATTTATAGCACCCAACTATCAGACGTGACAGTTTATCTTTAAGCCTATATAGTCGTACATAGAAAATCACAAATATTTTCTGCGTGCCTTTTGTCCCATATACAAGCAGGTCCTTTCATGAGACAAAAAAGGACATGTGGAAAATGTGTGAAACCTCGTGGGAAAACTGTATAATTAATATTGCCCTTGACCTATTCTATGCACGCCTGTTTCTGACGTGAAATACATGTTGCGAATAGGGGACAAAAGAAAGACACTCAGCTGTTTTTCTTTCCACTTTTCACATGTTGCTCGggccagaatatatatatatatacactaacaTTTTCTGCACGATTTCTGTAACTTTCCACGTTTACCATTGTCCGCCCGCGAACAGCGGCGTCGCCAAAGGGCAGGCGAATAACTGCCCCACACTTCCTACAGCTCTTACAAGTGAAACTGCACgcatttttttcttgatgccGCCGACAACcgtcaatttcaagctttcgccgCTATAAGGTGAGAGTAACGCGAAAGCCGTTTTCACTTCGACGCTTGGCGAGCTATGGTAGTCAGTATTAGGTGGCACCGCATAGCTTCGATGGTAATCGTAATAACGTTCACAGTCAGGGTTCCCGCCAGAATCGTTCATCGATATGCTTTCAGAGATGTGTTCAAGTGAGCGCAATCACTTTTGCAGACCCGTTGGTTCTTCTGCCAGAGTGTCCGTTGAGTCCAGAGGACAGCCCGCACGCTTCACCAGCCAGTGAACGAGGACGTACGCTGAGATATACCTCGGTGGTCAGCGCCGTGATCTGCAGCACCGTTGTCTTTATCATCGCATCCTTCATAGTCGCCACGTTCATAGCCGCAAGGAAGGTCATACGATCTTACAGCGCTCTGACGATGAGGCTGCAGCTCGTCCACGATCTGGCAAACATCTGCGAGTCTCACGGATGCCGACAAGCGTTGTGGCTTTTGAACGCATCGTGTGATACGTCTGTGGACATCTGCTCAGACTTCTACGGTTTCGTGTGCGGCCTCTAGGATGCCAAAACACCGGTTGGTCTTAAGATGTCCTATGTCAAGGCGCTTCGTTTCAACTACAGCTCCATGGTGTATGAAGCCCTCGCCCGCACACTATTTTCACCGCAGGCTAAAGGCATCGACGCTTACAACATGGCATAGGCCTACAGCTCCTGTGTCGGCTTCTGGGCCAACTCGTCAACAAACCTAGAAAATATGCTCAAGGCGGCCAGTGTAAATCCTCGAGCTTTCATCAATGTTAAAAACATTTCACAGCTCTTTCAACTAATGATCCAAACCAACGTTGAGACCAGGCTGACCTCAGTCGTGAAGGTTGTCTACGCCATGACACACGCTACTGTAGGCGTCCTGACAGGAACCTCGATGCACTCGGCATCTTTCATACCAGAAATTGAAGAAGCCTTGCTCGAGCAACTAGCCTCGTCATTAGGGGACACGGGTGTCTTCAAGATAATCGGTATTATGAAAACGCTGGACAAACTCATCATGAACATCACAGATACccatttagaagacaccgcactCCATGAAGCCTTGACGACCAGAGCAGATCTTCCAGCGCATGGCATTTATTGGGGGGACGTCTTGATGAAATACGCTCCACCAGCTGGATTCAAGCGCCTTCCACGTACTAACAGTGAAGGCGCCATTCGCGACATATTCCAGATACTGGCTTCAGCACCGTTACACGCCGCCAAGATGTACTTGTTGATTGTTCCTTTCGCAAGATACGTCAGCTTCGAGCTCAGGGCAGCATCTCGACGAAGCTTCCTGCCAGATTCAATGATGGCCCGCTTATGCATTCGCTACCTTTACGCTATGTTTGGACCTAGGGCACACGCTACCCTAATGCAAGTCATGGGCACTAACAAGGCTGCAAGTAGCTACATGTGGAACAATATAAGACAGCAATCCCAAGCTCTGCGCTACGTTGGCACTGGCTTCAAGCTAAGCAGAGACGCCCTGCTGAACGCAACGCTCAAGTCTCACAGTGAGTATGACGATACTAGTATTCTCTACGTGCAAAAAAATTGTAAACTGCGTGGTAACGACAAACAGCTTTCGTTCAGTCGGCTCGCATGACCGGAAAACAATCATATATGGCACCTCGCGTAGCGTAGCAACTAGACCAGCTATATACAGCGCGTGCAACACATTAACTCGACTGGTGCACTctatcttcatcttcttcatcataGAATTGACAATAAAGACAGATTGACTTGGCGACGTACATCCCAGAAATGAAAATAGGTATTGTACACTTTTGTACGTATCACCTAGTATTTTAGTGGATAATAATAACCGTGGCCAGCACACCTATTGAAGTTGACACGATGAGTGTGCAATGTAAGCCATgcattgagaaactctatgatgtACGCCCTTCCTCAATGCCTGTTCCTCCTCAAAACAAAATAGGCGCACTAGAAATACAATTACCTAAACAGCATTGGAGAAATAATCATGGTAATAAGGAGCATGGTAATTGATACATTCTAATTACGAAAAACTGATTAGGGTCTTTCAAATTGAAGTCACGCTAATAGTTTATCAGCCACGAGCTCCGCTGTTAGTCCGGCCTTGCAAGCCGCCCACATTCCGACAGACttactttcgaaaaaaaaaatacacgacaCTCTGGGCGGGTTTTCGCCATCGCTCTCACCAATTCGTTAACACACATACGTACGCATCTGTATGCATAATCAAATAAGAAAGTTTCATAGCCAGAGCTACATTGGTCGCACCGCTCGCCGCATCGTGCAGCTGGCGTAACTTCAGAGGAGGAGTCGGTGAAACCGCGTTGCAACCGCAGTTCCAGTTGACCAGCGTTGCGTATGTGCTTGCATGTGTGCATCATTTCACCGGTCATCATGCTTTTGTTCACTGTCGTTTTGGCCACCGCCAGATCATCAAAACTGTTCCAAGCAGATTATGCGGTCTGTCGTGAGCAGTACAGTTTTCACATAGGATACGAAACTTCGTCATACTTGAAATTGGGAGTTCCGCGTGACCTAGTGCGGATTAAAAAGACGTAACAGTTTCTGGTGCAGAGGATAGATCTGTTTGACTGTTACTTATTTGCCTTAACATTTAATGACACTGTGAACACACAAAACTTCAAGCAACTTGCTCTTCAGTTTCCTTCTCTTGTTCAAACTATAGCgcttataattttttttcaataaatctgAAGTTCTTCATGCTagagttcgaaaaaaaaacatatttaagTCTCGTTAAAACAGCATTTATACAGCTTTGTACATGCGGGAGAAATGCCACCACAGTGAAACAGCCGATGCTTTACATCATCAATGATGCGAACTACGTAGCGATAACAACGTCTCCAATCTTCACTTGCAGGGGACGACGTGGAGCCGGATGGGGGCCTGCTGCAAGTGTCGTACAGCAGTGACTTTATGGCCAACTTGATAATACTGGTTAGACACACGGGGAAGCAAGCGGAGCTCCGCCCCTATATGCTGCCCACCGAGAACGAAGCTGAAGTGGCAACGGAACTTCTTGTACCGGATTTCTACTACAACGACTCCACAGAAGCCAGCATCAACTACGGCACTCTCGGCGGCCACATGGCCCGGATGCTATTTGACGCCGCATTTCCCGAAAGGCATTCCCCAAAGTACGTCGACTGCCTGGACGAGTTCACAGTGCGCAACGCCATACCGTTTGACAAGACGGACTGGCAGCGATACGTCAACATGCAATGGTCCATGAATGCATCCTTCGAGTCGTTACAGAGAGAAAGGGAAACCGCTCGGTCTCCCTTACTGCACCAACGACTCTTCTTTTTGCGATACGCCATGTCTATCTGTGGCGAAGATACGTCAGCGGTGAAAAGCCTCCAGTATGCCGCCCGCACTTCCCTTAGCTTCGCGACAGCTTTCAACTGCTACAGACCACCCAAGAACCCGTGCACCTAACTACATTCATTTTGAACAATACAACCTTTCTTCGCAATTACGGGACATCCGACATGTTAGGTGTGCTAACACTGCATGTTTTCCGCCAGCTCTACATTATAAGCTTACAAATGTTATCACGACAGCCCTCGGGTACATTAAAATATAGTAAGGTCGTTTACTTTCATTACGCCCGAAGTATATATAATTGCCTATACTTCACCCATTTCTGCGCGACATTATGTATACGTATTCCAAGGACTTGACAAGTAAATAGGCATAGACTGGCTAGCGGATTTTTGTGCCCTACCATTTGCGCATGGCTCTCCAGCAGTGATGGCAGCATATTACAAAAACTGACTGGAAACCTAAAACGAGAacgactgattgatatgtggcgctTAATgttccataaccaccatatgattatgagagacgcagtagcggagggctccggaaatttcgaccacatggggttttttttaacgtgcacctaaatctgagcacactggcgtacaacatttccgccttcatcggaaatgcggtcaccgcagccgggactcgatcccgcgacctgtgggtcagcagcaaggtagcttagccactagaccactacggcggggctaAATAAGAACGTAGTAAAGTTGTGGGGAGGCTCACATTCCTTGATAAGTTGTTTTCACCGCATAGCGTACCTTACCGCGAGAAGCGACCACGAATCGCCCCCACCATCTCCTTCCGATTCTCCCGAACGCGCCTCCGTTCACTGGACGCGTGACCAGCGAATAACGCGAGCTCAGCGCCCCCATgactaaaggcctgaccacacgcaccAGTTCTGGCGCGGCGAGGCCAGGGGCGTACCAACTTTTTTGCAAGTGAAGAGCAAACAGAACTCGCTCGTCagctggaatatatatatatatatatatatatatatatatatatatatatatatatatatatatatatatatatatatatatatatatatatatatatatatatatatatatatatatatatatatatatatatatatatatatatatatatatatatatatatatagtgggagtaataattcaatgggccagttagtctttgtgaaggtatgggatatggcacaacgggaaaCGGGAGCGCTGTCAACAaggatatatttatttcccaacagtttgaacaagggaggacccctcccgaaataaatatatttatccttgttgacaacgctcccgttgtgccatatatatatatatatatatatatatatatatatatatatatatatatatagagagagagagagagagagagagagagagagcaaaacaataatcgatggtgaagtccccgatggatgtaaaattagcaggatgagcatgatctataaaggaaagggggacaaagctgtcATAAAtaactaccgttctataacagtgacatcagtggtctacaggctggtgatggagattataaaggaaagactgcagcaATAGATAGAGGACgaggggtgctgggagaactccagaatgggtttcggaaacgcaggagtttggaagacaatctgttctcactgacgcagtgcatccaaATAGCAGAAGAGGAACActggcccctgtggctagcatttttgaatatcaagggagcgtacgattgTGTGGTTCAAAAAAACTTGTAGGGaatgctggacacactaggtgtagaagatggagtcactaatctttcaaaggatatctatgaaagtaacaaggtagttataaaatggcagaaacaggtatccaagcccacagggataaaatgggggcttaggcaggggtgccctctgccacttttgtTATTGATGATGTACCTACCACAATTAGAGGCCCAACtagaggggagtggacttggTTTTAACCTgtctttcatcaaacaagaaaaactcattgaacaggcactaccagcattgatgtacgcagatgatatagtgctaatggccgacaacaaggaagatttgcggagaatgatggacatctgcggtaatgagggagataggttagatttgagattcagtatgaaaaaaatcagcagtcacgatttttaatgataacaaaggtagtgatcTGAGGATACAGGAGCTCATGCTAGAGGtaacaaatacaaatatctggatgtatggataagcaataggaaAGAGGgcctaagggaacatgaaatatacgtaacgactaaaggtaacaggaatgcagccatgatgaaaaatagggcactgtggaattacaataggtatgatggtGAGAGAAATACGAAAGggttcatggtt is a genomic window containing:
- the LOC142814334 gene encoding uncharacterized protein LOC142814334, translating into MPVESKPTSPSATKRRRKRGTVHGSSQASKKTAVLLKDQEDLALKIGSNERNAKEAPRSCREQPAGSKPPVEERNQAGRLITTAPPVGQTEDPYCKELSKSDPLVLLPECPLSPEDSPHASPASERGRTLRYTSVVSAVICSTVVFIIASFIVATFIAARKVIRSYSALTMRLQLVHDLANICESHGCRQALWLLNASCDTSVDICSDFYGFVCGL